One genomic segment of Impatiens glandulifera chromosome 6, dImpGla2.1, whole genome shotgun sequence includes these proteins:
- the LOC124942892 gene encoding molybdenum cofactor sulfurase-like, whose product MQPPCLRDSSESCFSGSCFPATNLLNQSKHQEIKIDTPQHEFAAATAASLNPNTKFTNPDSLPSLPDSLSNFLKSYPKYIATQTADHIRDREYYHLTLSDHVCLDYVGQGLFSYSQLNTLQNRASSSSSSIPNLQFFNVLHKSKTHQGKQTQFEIRIQERIMKFMNISTEDYSMVFTANRSSAFKLVSEFYPFDSSSNLLTIYDHQSEAVDALTQAAKNKGCRIKTAKFGWPSLRIHTDKLKKMVISNSRRRTRTRTRTRTKGLFVFPLQSRMTGAQYSYQWMTLAHDNGWHVLLDASSLGAKDMETLGLSIFQPDFIICSFFKIFGENPSGFGCLFVKKTSFPSFNISTLSTTVKIANGEEEEEDENHEMEELEFRGLDHADNLGLILISSRVRYLVNWLVNALMSLEHPHQDDRIPLVRIYGPKIRVARGPAVAFNLFDWKGEKVEPLMVQKLADRSNISLSFGFILFEDQEEEEERERERGMEKKKKGFDAVTATLGFLTDFGDTYRVWKFVSQFLDADFVEKERWRYKALNQTILEV is encoded by the coding sequence ATGCAACCGCCATGCTTAAGAGACTCATCGGAATCCTGTTTTTCCGGCAGCTGTTTTCCGGCCACAAATCTTCTCAACCAATCAAAACATcaagaaatcaaaatcgacACTCCCCAACACGAATTCGCCGCCGCCACCGCCGCCTCTCTCAATCCAAACACCAAATTCACAAATCCCGATTCTCTCCCATCCTTACCCGATTCATTATCAAACTTTCTCAAATCCTATCCAAAATACATCGCCACCCAAACCGCCGATCATATCAGAGACCGTGAATATTACCATCTTACTCTCTCCGACCACGTTTGTCTCGATTATGTCGGTCAAGGTCTTTTTTCTTATTCCCAACTTAACACCCTTCAAAACAGagcttcatcttcatcttcatccatTCCAAATCTTCAATTCTTTAATGTTCTACATAAATCAAAAACCCATCAAGGAAAACAAACCCAATTCGAAATTCGAATCCAGGAGAGAATCATGAAGTTCATGAACATCTCAACAGAAGATTACTCAATGGTTTTTACTGCCAATCGTTCATCTGCCTTCAAACTTGTATCCGAATTCTACCCATTTGATTCAAGCTCAAATCTTTTAACAATTTACGACCACCAAAGTGAGGCAGTGGACGCATTAACCCAGGCTGCCAAGAACAAAGGATGTCGAATCAAAACAGCCAAATTCGGATGGCCGAGTCTGAGAATCCACACCGATAAGTTAAAGAAAATGGTCATTAGTAACAgcagaagaagaacaagaacaagaacaagaacaagaacaaaGGGATTATTCGTTTTTCCACTCCAATCAAGAATGACAGGAGCTCAATATTCATATCAATGGATGACTTTAGCTCACGACAACGGCTGGCATGTTTTACTCGACGCTAGTTCATTGGGTGCTAAAGATATGGAAACATTAGGTCTATCCATTTTCCAACCCGATTTCATAATCTGTTCTTTCTTCAAGATTTTCGGTGAAAACCCATCTGGATTCGGATGTCTATTCGTTAAGAAAACAAGTTTCCCTTCCTTCAACATCTCGACATTATCCACAACAGTTAAAATCGCaaatggagaagaagaagaagaagatgaaaaccATGAAATGGAAGAATTGGAATTCAGAGGATTGGATCATGCAGATAATCTGGGTTTGATTCTAATAAGTAGTAGAGTAAGATATTTAGTAAACTGGTTAGTAAATGCATTGATGAGTTTAGAACACCCACATCAAGATGATCGGATTCCTTTGGTTCGAATTTATGGACCGAAGATAAGGGTGGCGCGTGGACCGGCGGTGGcgtttaatttgtttgattggaAAGGTGAAAAGGTTGAACCTTTAATGGTGCAAAAGCTGGCTGATCGAAGTAATATTTCTTTGAGTTTTgggtttattttgtttgaagatcaagaagaagaagaagagagagaaagagaaagagggatggagaagaagaagaagggattTGACGCCGTGACAGCGACGTTAGGGTTTTTGACGGATTTTGGTGATACGTATAGGGTTTGGAAATTTGTATCGCAGTTTTTGGATGCTGATTTTGTGGAGAAAGAACGTTGGAGATATAAGGCTCTTAATCAAACTATTCTTGAAGTTTAG
- the LOC124941650 gene encoding protein HOTHEAD, producing MTFHNHNHYSYIPKKINVLLTSFLLLFIQMPFSFSQKVPNYSFVHEAISASPTSFYDYIIIGGGTAGCPLAATLSANSTVLLLERGGSPYGNPNITNLSAFGQALSDISPSSPSQRFVSEDGVINARARVLGGGSCLNAGFYTRASPEYVEEMGWDGKVANASYEWVERTVAFQPLVGQWQAAVRDGLVEAGIAPFNGFTYDHMYGTKVGGSIFDRDGNRHTAADLLQDANSDRLTVLLRATVYKILFRIKANSRPIARGVIFRDSTGAMHRAYLRRGSMNEIIISAGSLGSPQLLMLSGVGPAQHLKAHNITLVLDQPMVGQGMSDNPMNAVFVPSPVPVEVSLIEVVGITQFGSYIEAASGESFGSGGRGGGRGGNGHRPRDYGMFSPKIGQLSTLPPKQRTPEALAKAVKNMDSLAAPAFQGGFILEKIMGPVSTGHLELVTKNPNDNPSVTFNYFQEPEDLQRCVDGIRTIETIIESRAFTRFKYNGVTAQTLINMTMRAPVNLLPKHENSSVLLERFCRETVMTIWHYHGGCQVGRVVDRDYKVIGIDALRVIDGSTFNYSPGTNPQATVMMLGRYMGLNILEERLANINGS from the exons ATGACTTTTCATAATCATAATCACTATTCCTACATCCCAAAGAAGATTAATGTTCTTCTTACTTCTTTTCTACTCCTCTTCATTCAAATGCCATTTTCTTTTTCCCAAAAAG TGCCAAACTACAGCTTCGTGCATGAAGCAATATCAGCATCCCCAACATCATTCTACGACTACATAATAATCGGCGGAGGAACCGCCGGTTGTCCACTCGCCGCCACACTCTCCGCCAACTCAACCGTCCTCCTCCTCGAACGCGGGGGTTCTCCCTACGGAAACCCCAACATAACAAACCTCTCCGCCTTCGGCCAAGCCCTATCCGACATCTCCCCCTCGTCTCCCTCCCAGCGTTTCGTCTCCGAGGACGGCGTGATAAACGCTCGTGCACGCGTCCTCGGAGGCGGGAGCTGTCTGAACGCCGGGTTCTACACCCGGGCTTCGCCGGAGTACGTGGAGGAGATGGGATGGGACGGGAAAGTGGCGAATGCATCGTATGAATGGGTTGAGAGGACGGTGGCGTTTCAACCGTTAGTTGGTCAGTGGCAGGCGGCGGTTAGAGATGGGTTGGTTGAAGCTGGTATTGCTCCGTTTAATGGTTTCACTTATGATCATATGTATGGAACGAAAGTCGGCGGGAGTATATTTGATCGCGATGGGAATAGACATACGGCGGCGGATCTCCTGCAGGACGCTAATTCCGACCGGTTAACCGTTCTTCTCAGAGCAAcggtttataaaattttgttcagAATCAAAG CTAATTCAAGGCCAATAGCACGTGGAGTAATATTTAGGGATTCAACAGGGGCTATGCATAGAGCTTATTTAAGAAGAGGCTCAATGAATGAGATAATTATTTCAGCAGGTTCATTAGGTAGCCCACAACTACTTATGCTAAGTGGTGTAGGTCCAGCCCAACATCTAAAGGCCCATAATATAACCTTAGTATTGGACCAGCCCATGGTTGGACAAGGAATGTCTGATAATCCTATGAACGCCGTCTTTGTTCCATCGCCGGTGCCGGTAGAGGTATCGCTTATTGAAGTTGTCGGAATAACACAATTCGGAAGTTATATTGAAGCCGCCAGCGGCGAGAGTTTCGGCAGCGGCGGTCGTGGTGGTGGCCGCGGCGGCAACGGCCATAGACCTCGGGACTATGGAATGTTTTCTCCTAAG ATAGGTCAATTGTCTACATTGCCACCAAAACAAAGAACACCGGAGGCCTTAGCCAAGGCGGTCAAGAACATGGACTCGTTGGCCGCACCGGCTTTCCAAGGCGGATTCATCCTCGAAAAGATAATGGGTCCCGTCTCCACCGGTCATCTCGAACTCGTAACAAAAAATCCTAATGACAACCCTTCGGTTACATTCAACTACTTCCAAGAACCCGAAGACCTACAAAGATGTGTAGATGGAATCCGAACCATAGAGACCATCATCGAGTCGAGGGCATTTACTCGGTTCAAGTACAATGGTGTGACCGCGCAAACTCTTATTAACATGACAATGCGGGCTCCGGTTAACCTTCTCCCGAAGCATGAAAACTCGTCGGTTTTGTTGGAAAGGTTTTGTAGGGAGACGGTTATGACCATTTGGCATTATCACGGAGGGTGTCAAGTGGGACGAGTGGTTGATCGAGATTATAAGGTTATTGGTATAGATGCTTTAAGGGTCATTGACGGTTCGACGTTTAATTACTCGCCCGGGACTAATCCACAAGCCACGGTTATGATGCTTGGAAG GTATATGGGATTGAACATATTGGAGGAGAGACTTGCAAATATTAACGGGTCCTAA